One part of the Nematostella vectensis chromosome 8, jaNemVect1.1, whole genome shotgun sequence genome encodes these proteins:
- the LOC5516175 gene encoding protein SET, translating into MTEATMTEADILGDFDPEGIPKCARFFSRALSLLSSGGTHCCSSQGKLHYRAGERKRTINQTVPVMSHPAATQNKVRKVEVVDGAEGNMSAHQDIIDQIDQVQNQIDSLNEEASEEILRVEQKYNAKRRPHFTARTNLIKKIPNFWITVFLNHPQIQMLLNEDDEEVLQYMAYVEVEEFEDIKSGYKIKFGFEDNPYFTNQEICKEFILNDNGEQMSRSTTIKWKQGMDLTQRFKENSKGRKRDHPPSSFFCWFTDLMDNSDELGELIKDDIWPNPLQYYMGADVQIEDENDALEDENEEDSDDEEDDDEVVEVDDDEEDEDDGGDDEDGEEVEEVIEETDDKELAEGEEGVMVYEEEEEDDDDEEVAGKIEGEDEDEEDDDDDDGEDEEEGDEEGREHVED; encoded by the exons ATGACTGAGGCTACGATGACTGAGGCTGATATTTTAGGCGACTTTGACCCAGAAGGCATACCCAAATGCGCGCGCTTTTTCTCCCGAGCCCTCAGCTTATTGTCCAGCGGCGGCACCCATTGTTGCTCGAGTCAGGGCAAGCTTCACTATCGTGCAGGAGAGAGAAAAAGAACGATCAATCAAACAGTTCCAGTCATGTCTCACCCCGCGGCAACCCAAAACAAAGTGCGGAAAGTCGAGGTAGTTGATGGTGCAGAGGGGAATATGTCCGCTCACCAGGACATCATCGATCAGATTGACCAAGTGCAGAATCAAATAGACTCCCTCAACGAGGAGGCTTCAGAAGAAATACTACGAGTTGAGCAAAAATACAACGCCAAGCGACGGCCGCATTTCACAGCCCGCACTAACTTGATCAAGAAAATACCGAATTTCTGGATCACCGTG TTTTTGAATCACCCACAGATACAAATGCTGCTAAATGAGGATGATGAGGAGGTGTTACAATACATGGCATATGTGGAAGTAGAGGAGTTTGAAGATATCAAATCTGgatacaaaataaaattt gGTTTTGAAGACAATCCTTACTTCACAAATCAAGAAATCTGTAAAGAGTTTATTCTCAATGATAATGGGGAACAAATGTCAAGATCAACCACAATAAAATGGAAACAAGGAATG gatCTCACACAAAGATTCAAGGAGAACTCTAAAGGCAGGAAACGTGATCATCCCCCTAGTAGCTTCTTTTGCTGGTTCACTGACTTGATGGACAACAGTGATGAATTAGGGGAGCTGATCAAGGATGATATCTGGCCTAACCCACTGCAGTATTATATG GGTGCAGATGTCCAAATAGAAGATGAAAACGATGCTTTAGAAGATGAAAATGAAGAAGACTCAGATGATGAG gaggatgatgatgaggttGTTGAAGTAGATGACGATGAggaagatgaagatgatggaggtgatgatgaagatggtgaGGAGGTCGAGGAAGTTATCGAGGAGACAGATGACAAAGAGCTAGCTGAGGGCGAGGAGGGCGTCATGGTGTACGAGGAAGAAGAGGAAGACGATGACGATGAGGAAGTGGCAGGCAAG ATTGAAGGAGAAGACGAGGATGAAGaagatgacgacgatgatgatggcgaaGACGAGGAGGAAGGAGACGAGGAAGGGAGAGAACATGTGGAGGACTAA